The DNA region AGGTGTCCCACATTTTTGGTTGCGATCGCAGGAGAGCTTTAAAGAAATCACCGTGGCGGTTCTCGTCCTGACACCAATTTTCAAAGTAGTTAAACAGTGGATAGAGATTGTGCTCGGGGTGTTTTTCGAGGTGACGGAAAACTAAGATATAACGCCAATAGCCAATTTTTTCCGACAGATAAACCGAGTAAATTACCCATTCTGGCGGGAAGAAGGTATAGGTGCGTTTTTTTGTGAGGTAACCGAGATCGAGGGATAAGCCAAAGTCCACCATCGCTTTATTAATAAATCCAGCATGGCGGGCTTCGTCGCGGGCGAGTAATCCAAAGGCTTCAGCGAGTACTGGGCTACGACCTTTTAATTTGCGGGATAGTTCTTTAAAGAGTAAGAATCCCGAAAATTCTGAGGTGCAAGATCGTTCAAGGAAATCGATAAACGCGGCGCGGGTTTTCTCATCGATGTGATCGATAGAGCCGTCAAAACTATCATCCCGGATAAAGTGATGGCGATTATAATCGGCACGCAGTTCATCTAGGGCGGCGGCAATCTCATCATCCTGGAGATCTAACACCATATTGGCGATCTCCTCAAAATCAGTCGTATAGAATCGAGGAGTGAGGAGCGTTTCTTTGACTGGCGCTTTAATGCCCGGTCGCAAAGTGACTGTATCCGATGGAGAAAATGCAGTAACCATATCAATAAAAAGTTCTTAAAAGAAGAGTGCAAAAATTGCATTCCGTAAAATCCATCATTCCGAAGGCTCTGAGGGCTGACAAGATAGTTTCTATTGCGGCCCTATAGTTACCGCAAGGGAAAAATTAGCGTAGAGATTAGGGTCTAGCCTTTTATAAAGAAATGCTAAAAGTTCAAAAAAATAATTGGGAAAAGGCTGTTTGTTATGACTGATAAAGATATTTGTTTTGATCCGTCTTACCGTTGCCCGATCCAATTTGTTGTCGATCTTCTGGGCAATAAGTGGTCAATTTTAGTATTTCGAGAATTATTTAAGGGGCCGCGCCGCACCAATGAGTTTCTAAAAGCGCTTCCTGGTATCAGCACTAAAACCCTCACCGCCCGACTCCGTGATCTTGAACATCATGGGTTAGTTCGACGAGAAGTTTTTCCAGAGATTCCACCACGGGTTGAATATTCCCTGACACCAAAGGGTTTAGAATTTCGCCCTGTTCTGATGGCCATGCATCAATTAGGAACACAATGGCTGGAACAGGAGCCTTGTATCTGTGCAATTGAAACAGGTATGCCAGAAACTGAAACGACTTCTCTTTCGATGCCCAAATAGTCTGATCCAGGAGAATGGCGATCGCCGATTTTGTTCCTATGAAAAATTTTATCTATGGTGTAGTGATCGCCACTTTATTATCCGGCTGTGGTCAAGGTTTTCGTACCCACACCGTTAACGATTCGACCCAAAGCCAAACCATTATCCTCACCAAGCAACCAAACCAAGAAAACATTTATGGTTGGATATTAGAGGGCAGTGGCGAGATTGAAGGCGAAGCTCAAATCTCAGTCATGCTCGATGAAGAACCCTACCTAACCGAAGAACTTTCGGGCATTATCGATTTTCAATGGCAAGGTGATTGGTATGCCAATGATGCAGAAATTGTATACACTCCGACTTCTGTGACTGGCGGTGAAATCCAACTCAAATATCAGTTCCATGATTAAAAATGTGCGGCGATCGCCTTTTTTATCACTTGCTAAACTTGGAATATCGAAAAACGCTTTGGTGTAAGCAGTTATGGCAACATTACAAGTTCAGAGTTCGCTACAGCCTCTAACGCTCGATTTGTCTGCATTTACACCTCAGCTCAAAATGAGTGATGAGCAGTTTTTAGAGTTTTGTCGCACCAATCGTGATTTAAGGATTGAACGTCTGGCAACAGGCGAAGTGATTGTTATGCCGCCAGCTTTTTCTGATACTGGTAACCGGAATGCCAAGCTGCTCTATCAAGTTATGGCTTGGGCAGAAGAGGATGGCACTGGTGAGACCTTTGATTCGAGTGCAGGTTTTACCTTGCCGAATGGGTCAACCAAATCGCCGGATGTGTCATGGATTCGCTTAGACCGTTGGCATCAATTATCCGATGAAGAACAAGCTTCATTTGCGCCTATTTGCCCAGATTTTGTCATTGAGTTGCGTTCGAGTAGTGATTCCCTCAAACGTTTACAAGCCAAGATGGTCGAATATATTGAAAATGGTGTAAAGCTTGGCATTTTAGTAGATCGCAAAAATCAAACTGTTTATATCTATCAACCAGACCAAGATCCACAAATTCGAGAAAAACCCGCAACTGTAGATTGCTCTCCAGAGTTACAAGGCTTATCCCTCAAGATGAAACGTATTTGGTAGAGAAATTAGGCAATTGCAAAAAAATAAACTCTAGATTTAGTCCATAGAGTGATTAGCTCTCCATTTTCATTTGGTTTCAGTAAAATAGAACATATGAATTAATAAGTTAGCTGGTTTATGACTTCTGAGCGTACACAGCAGTTAGGCAAATTGGGTGAACATGGGTTCCGAGGCTTGTGTATAAAGGCGGGCATCACAGTAATTGACTCTAAAGAAGAAGATGTCATGGGTTGGGATTTTCTCGTAGAGCTTCCCATTGAAAATATCCAAGGGCAACCAAGGGACTTAGCTCCTTCACCAATAAAATGTTTAGTACAAGTTAAAGCAACTGACTTAGAAAAGAAACAACGAAGCATTGAAGTATCAAGTTTAGAGAAATTAGTAAAAGCCCAGATGCCTGCATTCTACTGCTTCGTACATTTTGATGGTCAAAATGCACCGCAGTCTGCCTATTTAGTTCATGTAGGTAATGAGATAACTCAAAAGACTTTAAAAAGAATAAGAGAGTTGGACAATAAAGGAGAAAGTGCTCGTTTAAATAAGCATAAAATTTCAATCACGTATGATGAAGCAAACATCATTGATTTAAACCGAGATGATGATTTGAAGAGAGCCATTCACAAGTATATCCCAAAGACATTAGAGTCTTATCTTCAAGCGAAATCAGAATATCAACAAAAAATTGGTTTTGAAAATGGCTGTGGAGACTTGAACATCACCCTTGAGGGAGAAGATGAGATCAAAAAACTTATTAATCTCAGCTTAGGAATTTCAGATGAAGTCACTGTCAAAAACGGAAAATATTTCCACAAAAGATTTGATCTTGTTTCTCTACAACCCATGTTCGAGGTTTCTGAAGCCAAACTAACTCTTAAGCCTACTCCTCGAGCAGTAAGTATAAGATTCAGATATCATGAATTTGATGAGGGTATTCAGTTTGATGCCCTGCTTTATGCAACTCCAATAAAATTATATGCAGAAGAAATTTATCCTCGATTTCGGATCAAAAACGACTTTTTGGAAATTGTTTCTAAAGTAGAAGTGAGCCGAGATAAAAAAATAGAAACCAAAGTGAAAATTTATTTTGAATATTTAGAAGGAGAAGTTGATTTCAATCTTTTAAAGAAATATTTTTCTGTTGCCAATTTTTTTGATGAAAGAAAGGACTCTTCAACGCTTGAAATACAGTTTGAAGAATATGAAGATGTTATATCTATACCATTTACTGGTATTACAGATTCTTTTAATGATCACTCATTCCTCCATGATACGATTGGAAAGTTCTTTTTTATTTGTAGGGAATTCGGTCTTCAGACACTAAAAAAGACAGTAAGCATCGATAGTCTATTTAATGCAAATCAAACAGTCTGTTTGCTATATCGTATTTTGAATACTAATCCCAAAGATTTAGCCTTTAGCTTTGAACTTTTATCAGGTAAAGCTAATATAGAAAAATATGATTGTAAAGTTAGATTTTTCAGTTTTAAAATAGGTCAATCTACATTGATACTCTATCTGGCTTTTGTTGGTTCTATCGTACGACTAGAAAGTCAAAAATATCAATTATTTGTTGATAGAATTATTTATGGTTCTCCCATAATTTGTCGAACAGATGAGTTTTCTCAACAATTAGCTGAGCAAAAATCGGAAGAATTTATTCAATATTTAGAAAGTGAAGATATGGGTTTGTTTCCTTTTTTTGTTAGCCAAACACTATTGTAGTTGTGTTGAATTCATGGTCTAAATCTAATAGCATAGTTTTAATTCTACCCCCAAAGAGATTGGCAGATTGATGAAGGTTATTTGTTCATATATCTAGGCGATCACCCATCTTTCTACTAAACAACTGAGGCTTCAGCTAAAGCTCCTTGCATCATGCCTAACCATTGAATGAGGTTGTCAAGTTGTTGTTGAGGTTTAATTGTGCCGAGACCTCGTACAGTTACTTTTTTCGGCGTATAAACAAAACGTGAATGAAGATGTTTCGGTAGTTTTTCTTCGAGGAGTTTCCAGGCTGGTTCTTCCATGGGAGTTTCTAATAAAATATTTTGTTTACCTTCAGGTTTGATGCGAGAAAAACCAAGAGATTTAGCAATACTTTTAAGTTCGATTACTTGTAAAAGTTGTTCAACAGAAGATGGTAATTTGCCGTAACGTTCTGTCCATTCTGATGCGATTTGCATACGTTCTGGTTTGGAGTTGGCGTTAGTGATGAGACGATAGGCATCCAGTTTTTGCTCGGTATCAGTAATGTAATTACCGGGAATGAATGCAGTAAGTTTGAGATCGACTTGGCAATCATCGACCTGTGGGATTTCTTGACCACGAATTTCGCTGATACATTCCTGCAACATATCCATATAAAGATCAAAGCCGATCGCCTCCATTTGGCCGGACTGTTCTGCGCCGAGGAGATTACCGACACCCCGGATTTCCATGTCACGCATCGCCAATTGATAGCCAGAACCTAACTGACTGAATTCCTGTAATGCTCGCAGACGTTTCCGTGCTTTTTCCGTGAGTTCGCCTTTACTGGGATAGAGCAGCCATGCGTGTGCCTGAATACCTGATCGCCCGACCCGTCCTCTGAGTTGATAAAGCTGAGATAAGCCAAATTTCTGGGAATCTTCCACAATAATCGTGTTTACTCGGGGAATATCTAAGCCAGACTCCACAATAGTCGTGCAAAGTAAGATATCCGCCTCGCCATTGCTGAAGGTGAGCATCGTTGCTTCCAGATCAGACTCATTCATCTGGCCATGGGCGATCGCCACCCGTGCGGAGGGAATCATTTCGCGTAGTTGTCCAGCAATCTCTTCGATACCTTCAACGCGGGGAACGACATAAAAAATTTGGCCACCGCGATCAAGCTCATTGCGGAGAGCCGTCCGAATCGCCTCTGATTGATAGCGAGAAACATGGGTTTGAATGGGGCGACGGGATGGTGGTGGCGTCGTGATGAGGCTCATCTCCCGAATGCCTGAGAGAGACATATAAAGCGTCCGCGGAATCGGAGTGGCGGAGAGCGTCAAGACATCAACCTTTGTTTTCATTGCCTTGATTTTTTCTTTTTGATTCACACCAAAGCGCTGCTCTTCATCGACGACAAGCATTCCGAGATCTTTGAATTTGACTTCTTTTCCTAAGAGCTTCTGTGTGCCGACAACGATATCGAGTTCGCCATTTTTAAGTCGCTGCATAATTTCCTTTTGTTCGGAGGCGGTGCGGAAACGGTTGAGCAGACCGATGTTGATGGGATAGGGCGAAAATCTTTCTTTGAGTGTGTGGTAGTGCTGCTGGGTCAGGATTGTTGTCGGAGCCAATAACGCTACCTGTTTATGACCGCTAGTCACCACTTTAAAAATAGCGCGGATTGCTACCTCAGTTTTACCGAAACCCACATCGCCACAGACGAGTCTATCCATCGGGCGATCGCTCTCCAAATCCCGCTTGATGTCCTGTACAGCCTTGAGTTGATCCGGTGTCGCTTGGTAAGGAAAAGAATCTTCCATCTCCTGTTGCCACGGTGCATCCACTGGGTAAATGGTGCCTTTCATTTCGGCGCGCTGAGCATAAATTTTGAGGAGATCGACGGCTAATTTTTTAACCGATTTACGGACTTTATTTTTTGTTTTCTCCCAAGCTTTACCACCTAGTTTGTGGAGTTGGGGGCGACCTTTTGCTGTCTTGCGATAACGAGATAAGGTATCGAGAGAATCTGCTGGAATTCTCAGCAAACCATCGGCATATTTAATGGCTAAATATTCACGGGATTGCAGCACTTCCATCTTGAGGAAACGACCGACCCCATGACTTTTGTGGACAACGTAATCACCCGGACGAAGCTTATTAACATCAACAGTTTTTGATGCTGCCCGTCGCCGTTTGCGGATATAGCCAAAACTAGTGAGAGTGTGCTGTCCAAAGAATTCTTTATCAGTGACAATCGCAATGCGATAGGTCGGCAAAATAAACCCTTCGAGTTCCGCTTGACCTTTATATTTCAGGGCGATCGCCGTGCCTTGGATTTGGTGTTTTTTGATGGCAGGAAAATCTTTGGGGTTTGGGATAAACTGTGCGGCGCAATCATGTTCTTGGAGCAAGGATACCGAACGGGATGGTTGCGCGGAAACGAGCCAAGTATTGTACTTATCGAGGGTGATGGTGCTGTAAATTTCCCGTTTACCCCGTAGAATTTCTGCCAACTTCCCGAATTGATGGGGTGTAATCGGTAGGGGACGACTGGATAAATTAATCGCTTTATCTGTTGCGTCGTCTAGTTCAGACAGAATGATCCGATGGAATGCATCCTGCAATAACTCAAAAGATTCTTCCGTAGTTCGGTGGATTTTCGGTAGAGTCTGTTCGCCATTAATCAGCTTCCACTGGGCATCAATCGTTTCAAAGGTTTTATTGCCATGGGCTAAACATTGATCGCGTTCATCGACAGCAACCAGCGTATCCTCGGGTAAATAATCTAGGAGTGATGCCACCTCATTAAACGCTACCCCAAGAAATCGTTGCATCCCTTCTGGATAATTCCCTTCACCCCATTGTTCTAATTCTTCATCAGTTAGATTTAAATCTGTTGGATCGGCGATCGCCTGACCAATAAGCGGACTAAATCTAGTGGGTGTTAACTTTAAAATCTTTAACTTGTCGAGAGAACGTTGGGTTGCTGGGTCAAACTCCCGAATGCTTTCTAGCTCATCCCCAAAGAAATCTAACCGTACTGGCAGCTCCGACGACACCGGGAAAATATCGACAATATCACCACGCCTTGTCCATTGTCCCTCCGTCTCCACAAGGGTTGTGCGCTCATATCCCAACCTTTCCAGAGTGGAGGCGATCGCCTTCCCGTCAGTTTCTTCCCCAGGTTGCAACGTCAAACAATAATCCGCAAATACATCTCCCGGTGGCAAATGGGGTTGCAAAGCCTTTTCCGTCGCCACAATCGCCAGCTTTTTACTATTCGGTGATGACTGGTGACTCATCACCGATAACGTTTGCATCTGTCCCCAAACCATCTCCGATTCGGTATCAAACGCCTCATAGGGAGAAGCCTCAGAAGTCGGATAAAACAGCACTTGACTCCAGCCCATCGCCTCCAATTGCGCCGCCCAACGCCCTGCCTCCTCTAACGTTGCACAAACGACCAATAAATTCTTTTCTTGCACCTGCGCAATGCTCGATGCCACCAAACCCTTTGGCAAACGCGGTAAGCCACTAAGCTGAATTTCTTGACGCTTAATGAGCTTTTGATTGAACTCTTCAGTAAGTGGTGAGCGGCTGAGGTAGCGGACAACTGAATCAAAGGTCATAGGAGTCGCAATAGAGATATGCAGATTAATAACTTAATACAACCTACTGCGCAGCGTCATTACTGGATATCCGTCGGGTCTATGTTTACGAATCTCTTGGCGATCGCCTTGAGAATAGGGTAAGGCTGCAAATTTTTAGTACAGCTATCAAATCACCCTACGATCTCGCGAAATCGAGCAGTGAGGATAAACAAGTGGGCGATCGCCATTACAACAGTCCTTGTACATCAAAGTACTCCAAACAGATCAACCTAGACAGCAGACAACCGCCTTTTTCTTGTTAATAGCCAGTAAATAAAGCCTTCTCAACCTAGACTGCTATCTATTGCTCGTAGGGAGGTGCACATTGAGTGTCGTAGTACAGCTTTGGCAGTTCCGAATAGAAATACTGTCCAGACGGCTCAACCGTTTGCCAACTTGTGGCGACCCCATCCCCAAGACAATACTCATATGTAGACTCTATGTACGCACCGAACAGAGAAAAATCTAGCTCAAACCAAGTTGGTGGTGTCCATCCCAAAACATATCGAAAGAAACTAGAGGCAACATCTTGGTCATAGCGGAATTTATTCGCATCACTATCAGGAAGATCAAGAAAAACATCTTGGGCTTTTTCATTTACGAATAAAATAGAAAACTTTGTTCCAGCAGGCAAAGTGGGAATTGCCGCACGTAAGCCCGTAGTGTTGAAGGTATAAATTCGTTGGGTATTTGTTCCGTCATCAAGCGTGGTGAGGCGGGTATAATATCGACCAAACGCAGTCTCAACAGTTGCTAAATCTTCATTAAATACAGCATTTCCTGCCATTGCGGGAGTTGCATTAAAGATACTAAAAGCGCCAACAGTAGTCGCTATTACAGCTTGGGTTAGAACAGGTAGAGACTTCTGAAAAGATAGCAATTTCATGAATTATAAAGTCCACAGAAATATAGCAAAAGCAACCTAATTATCTCATAGGACTACTTTCAGATATCGTTGCTAAGGAACTGAATAATGGGTTCTTCGTACTTGTAAAAACTTGTATTCGATGATTGGGCGATCGCCGCAACTCTTGATCCAGCGACTAAATTTAAAGAGAGAACTTAAATGAGAGCGTGACGGAGCTGTGAAATCTGAAGAGATTTATCAACTGGCCCAACAAGGGAATCCAAGGGCGATCGCCGAAATTCTGAAGGCTGAACTTCGCAATCAAGGTATTCGGGTGATGGTCAAGATGCCAGCGGAAAAACATCTCAAGATTATTTTTGAAGGTGCCATAACTCCAGACCAACAAAAAATCGAAGCGCAACTACAATCTTTGCAATCCTATTGGCAAAAGCATTTAACTTTGACGATTACAGCCGTTGGATGTCGATTTGGAGAACTAGAGCCGGATTGGGAATGGACGATCGCCAAAGGATTACTTTCATCAGAGGAACGCCAACAATCTTCCGCAGACATCGCAAAAATCAAAAAATCGCCTGAAGCTAAACAGCAGCGTACAGATTTAGCGAGGCAACTACAAAAAATTTTGGCACCGCATCTCTGGCATAGTCAGATCACCCAAACCAGTAATGCCTTGGTGATTAAACTCAATGTCATAGAAACTGTTGACCGTCACCACTGCCGTCAGGTTATCCAAACCTCTGTTCAATCCTTGAATGCTGACGAGATTCGTAAGGTTTATCTCAACGTCTATCATCGCCAACAACAAAAATATCTCTGGAAAGAAGTCTTTGCACCTCAAGATGCTTTCAATGCAAATATTGCCATCGCTCGCTCACCTCAAAAACAATGGCGATCGCCCACTAAAGAAACCATTCAGGCGATCGCCATTGGGTTAGGCATAGGTGTTGCAATCTTTGTGATTCCCTTCAGCCGGTTCATCTTGAATACTTTTTTGACCTTTGTGCATGAGTTGGGACATGCAGTAGCATTTTGGGCATTTGGCTATCCTGCAGTACCGAGCTTCGATTTTATTTTTGGTGGAGGTATCACCCTCGCCCTCAATCAAGTCGGCATCCTCGTCGCAGTAGTTTATATCTTGCTGGGATACATTGCTTTCCTCTATCGGCGCAATTCACGCACATTAATTCTGTTGGGCGGTTTAGCAGTGCTGCATCTTCTCTGTTTAATCAGTCCTTGGCATCAAGCAGCTATCACCATGATGGGTCATGTCGCCGAGATTTTGGCGGTCTTCATTTGTGGCTATTTCGCCCTCGGTAGATATTTTTGCTATGTTGGCGGCGAACAAACAATGTATGCAATGTTGTCCGGATTTAGTTTCCTCGAAAATTGCTCATTCTTCGGCAAGCTTATGTTTAGCGACACCTTTCGGATTACCTACCGTGTCGGCAAAGGCGGCTTACTCGACAATGACTTGGTTCTACTGTCTAATGTCCATTTTCCCCTTGGATTAGAAGGAACTGCCTCTCTCTTTTTTCTCTGCACCATAGCCATGCCCATTTTGGCTTGGTGCACATTCCGTTATGAACCCTTATGGATAAGAGGTTTTTATAATCTGTGTCAGCGATATCCAGAATCAGATTTGCCTACATCACGGTAGAAGGAATTTTTCTGAGAGATTTTTAATGTCATTCAATCGGGCGATCGCCATAACCGACCCATTACAAAATAATGAGGCTTTAGCCTTGAGCGTGCTCTAAAAACTCTTCTTGTGAGCTGAAAATCTCGAAAATACTATCCATATTGGTTAGCTCAAACAGCATCTTAATTTGCTGATTGACGCTGCAGAGATACATTTTGCAGCCATGCGCTCGCACTGTTTTGAGGAGTAGTACTAGAGAGCCAAGACCAGCACTGTCCATAAACGTAATCCCTGAGAAATCCAGGAGGATTCGCTTTGCTCCTTCATCGGTCACGCTCTTGAGCAAATCATCTCGAAACTCTAGAACCTTAATGTTGTCAAAGATTCCAGTCGGGTGAAATGTTTTAAGTTGATCCATAGCCTTGCGGAGTCAAAAAATTAACCAAGGGGGTCTAAGTATTGACGCTTAAATTCTTCTTGATCCGTAAAAATGTCAAAAATTTGATCCATACTCGTTAACTCAAACAGCATTTGTAACTGGTGGTTAAGGGAGCAGAGGTAGAGCTGAGATCCCGCATTGCGAACTTCTTTACGGGCGAGCACCAAAGCCCCAAGACCTGAGCTATCCATAAATGTCACTTGACTAAAGTCTACCAACACCATCGAGGCTTGTTTGGCTCCTTCAATGATTTGGCGGCGAAAGCTTACAGCTTTGTTGTTATCCAAAATATCGGCTGGCTTAACTACAGTGACATTCGGAGACATAAAGTGCTAGGTAAGAGTTGATGCGCTAACTTTTTAACGATACCAAAACTTGGGCAACTCAGGGCGGTGTAATGGTACAAAAAATCTTAATCTTGGGCGGAACTGGACAGATTGGTCAGCGAGTTGCAGCTGATCTTGCCAAACAAGGTTCGGTGTCTATTACGGTGACAGGGAGACGTGCAGGGTCTGACCCTCTCTCTACCTCTACACCAAAGGTTGGATTTTTACAGCTTGATCTAGGTTGGCAAGGGAAGTTACGACAGGCGATCGCCGACCATGACCTTGTGATTCACTGTGCGGGGCCATTCCATCGGCGTGATGGACGAGTATTGCGAGCATGCATTGCTGAGCGTACAAACTATATTGATGTGAGCGACCATCGTTGTCTCTACGAAAAGATAAAACCTCTATGCGCAGAGGCTAAAGCGGCAGGGATTACAGCGATTTGTAATGTGGGTGTGTTTCCGGGTATTTCCAATAGCATGGTGCGCTTTGGGGTCGAGCAGTTAGATAAATCGGAAAAGATCGAATTGTATTACGGTGTAGCAGGTTCTGGAGGCGCTGGCGAAACGGTAATGACCACGACCTTCTTGGGCTTATTGGAACCTTTTTCTGTGTGGCAGGATGGCCAATGGATGAAGAAACAACCTTATTCCGAGCCCCAGCAAATCGATTTCCCAGTTCCTATTAGCAAAGCGACTGTTTATTGGTTTGATGTGGCGGAAACTTTTACGTTTGCAGAATCTTTCCCTGTTAAAACGGTCATTACAAAGTTCGGGTCTATCCCGCATATTTATAATCAGCTCACACGCACCATGACGCTTTTGCCCTCTGGTCTGCTCAAAAATTCTAGGGTGATCAAAAGTTTATCGAAAATTAGTTATGGCATGACGCAAGTGAGCGATCGCCTTACTGGTGTAGGAGTGGCCATGCGAGCGATTGTCACAGGAGTAAAAGATGGTAAACCGACACAAGTGACTATTGATATGGTGCATGAGCATACGGCGATCGCCGCAGGACAGGGCGTTGGCTTAGTCGCAGAATTACTACTCACTCAGCGACTCAGTAAAAAAGGCTTATATCCAGTCGAACAAATTATTCCCAGCGATTTATTTCTGGAATTGGCGACAAAGCGAGATATTCAAATTTTTATAAAATCTCAACAGATCTCCAACTAAGCAGAGATTGAGAAAAAGTCATAAACTT from [Leptolyngbya] sp. PCC 7376 includes:
- a CDS encoding Uma2 family endonuclease, coding for MATLQVQSSLQPLTLDLSAFTPQLKMSDEQFLEFCRTNRDLRIERLATGEVIVMPPAFSDTGNRNAKLLYQVMAWAEEDGTGETFDSSAGFTLPNGSTKSPDVSWIRLDRWHQLSDEEQASFAPICPDFVIELRSSSDSLKRLQAKMVEYIENGVKLGILVDRKNQTVYIYQPDQDPQIREKPATVDCSPELQGLSLKMKRIW
- a CDS encoding saccharopine dehydrogenase family protein, which codes for MVQKILILGGTGQIGQRVAADLAKQGSVSITVTGRRAGSDPLSTSTPKVGFLQLDLGWQGKLRQAIADHDLVIHCAGPFHRRDGRVLRACIAERTNYIDVSDHRCLYEKIKPLCAEAKAAGITAICNVGVFPGISNSMVRFGVEQLDKSEKIELYYGVAGSGGAGETVMTTTFLGLLEPFSVWQDGQWMKKQPYSEPQQIDFPVPISKATVYWFDVAETFTFAESFPVKTVITKFGSIPHIYNQLTRTMTLLPSGLLKNSRVIKSLSKISYGMTQVSDRLTGVGVAMRAIVTGVKDGKPTQVTIDMVHEHTAIAAGQGVGLVAELLLTQRLSKKGLYPVEQIIPSDLFLELATKRDIQIFIKSQQISN
- a CDS encoding STAS domain-containing protein yields the protein MSPNVTVVKPADILDNNKAVSFRRQIIEGAKQASMVLVDFSQVTFMDSSGLGALVLARKEVRNAGSQLYLCSLNHQLQMLFELTSMDQIFDIFTDQEEFKRQYLDPLG
- a CDS encoding STAS domain-containing protein → MDQLKTFHPTGIFDNIKVLEFRDDLLKSVTDEGAKRILLDFSGITFMDSAGLGSLVLLLKTVRAHGCKMYLCSVNQQIKMLFELTNMDSIFEIFSSQEEFLEHAQG
- the mfd gene encoding transcription-repair coupling factor; translated protein: MTFDSVVRYLSRSPLTEEFNQKLIKRQEIQLSGLPRLPKGLVASSIAQVQEKNLLVVCATLEEAGRWAAQLEAMGWSQVLFYPTSEASPYEAFDTESEMVWGQMQTLSVMSHQSSPNSKKLAIVATEKALQPHLPPGDVFADYCLTLQPGEETDGKAIASTLERLGYERTTLVETEGQWTRRGDIVDIFPVSSELPVRLDFFGDELESIREFDPATQRSLDKLKILKLTPTRFSPLIGQAIADPTDLNLTDEELEQWGEGNYPEGMQRFLGVAFNEVASLLDYLPEDTLVAVDERDQCLAHGNKTFETIDAQWKLINGEQTLPKIHRTTEESFELLQDAFHRIILSELDDATDKAINLSSRPLPITPHQFGKLAEILRGKREIYSTITLDKYNTWLVSAQPSRSVSLLQEHDCAAQFIPNPKDFPAIKKHQIQGTAIALKYKGQAELEGFILPTYRIAIVTDKEFFGQHTLTSFGYIRKRRRAASKTVDVNKLRPGDYVVHKSHGVGRFLKMEVLQSREYLAIKYADGLLRIPADSLDTLSRYRKTAKGRPQLHKLGGKAWEKTKNKVRKSVKKLAVDLLKIYAQRAEMKGTIYPVDAPWQQEMEDSFPYQATPDQLKAVQDIKRDLESDRPMDRLVCGDVGFGKTEVAIRAIFKVVTSGHKQVALLAPTTILTQQHYHTLKERFSPYPINIGLLNRFRTASEQKEIMQRLKNGELDIVVGTQKLLGKEVKFKDLGMLVVDEEQRFGVNQKEKIKAMKTKVDVLTLSATPIPRTLYMSLSGIREMSLITTPPPSRRPIQTHVSRYQSEAIRTALRNELDRGGQIFYVVPRVEGIEEIAGQLREMIPSARVAIAHGQMNESDLEATMLTFSNGEADILLCTTIVESGLDIPRVNTIIVEDSQKFGLSQLYQLRGRVGRSGIQAHAWLLYPSKGELTEKARKRLRALQEFSQLGSGYQLAMRDMEIRGVGNLLGAEQSGQMEAIGFDLYMDMLQECISEIRGQEIPQVDDCQVDLKLTAFIPGNYITDTEQKLDAYRLITNANSKPERMQIASEWTERYGKLPSSVEQLLQVIELKSIAKSLGFSRIKPEGKQNILLETPMEEPAWKLLEEKLPKHLHSRFVYTPKKVTVRGLGTIKPQQQLDNLIQWLGMMQGALAEASVV
- a CDS encoding helix-turn-helix domain-containing protein, with the translated sequence MTDKDICFDPSYRCPIQFVVDLLGNKWSILVFRELFKGPRRTNEFLKALPGISTKTLTARLRDLEHHGLVRREVFPEIPPRVEYSLTPKGLEFRPVLMAMHQLGTQWLEQEPCICAIETGMPETETTSLSMPK
- the acsF gene encoding magnesium-protoporphyrin IX monomethyl ester (oxidative) cyclase, whose product is MVTAFSPSDTVTLRPGIKAPVKETLLTPRFYTTDFEEIANMVLDLQDDEIAAALDELRADYNRHHFIRDDSFDGSIDHIDEKTRAAFIDFLERSCTSEFSGFLLFKELSRKLKGRSPVLAEAFGLLARDEARHAGFINKAMVDFGLSLDLGYLTKKRTYTFFPPEWVIYSVYLSEKIGYWRYILVFRHLEKHPEHNLYPLFNYFENWCQDENRHGDFFKALLRSQPKMWDTWQGRLWGRFFLLTVFATHTITVFERADFYEAIGMDVQQYNIDVIRNTNETSAKAFAEIMDVDHPQFFALLDKCSEANETMAEISMGDRPPIAKFLLKLPSILTIIWCLIRLYFFKPIDAESTRCEVH